From the Jilunia laotingensis genome, the window TTTTCAAGACATAAAGATCCGTCAACTGCCCTTCCACTTCCATCTGAAAGTCACGAATATTCAATCCTGACAATGTCATTTCTTTTTCTTTCTTACATGAAATACATATCAGAAGACAAAAAGCTATTAAAATGATATTTTCCCATTTCATAAGTATATTGTTCCGTATTTGATTTTTTAATACTATTTCGCAAAGATAGAGCATTATTTTTGAAAAAAAGCCCTACCTTTGTACTTCATAAACCATAAAAACAGAAATAAATATGAAAAAGATATTATTTTTCGTTGTGATGTTAGTAATGGGGATCAGCTATGCATCTGCCCAGACTGCAGAAATCAAGTTTGACAAAACGACTCATGATTTCGGTACTTTCTCTGAAAAAGACCCTGTTGTAAGTTGTGTATTTACTTTTACCAACATCGGTGATGCGCCTTTAGTAATTCATCAAGCTGTGGCATCTTGCGGATGCACGGTTCCGGACTATACAAAAGAACCTATCCAACCGGGAAAAACCGGCACAATCAAAGTTACTTATAACGGTACGGGTAAATATCCCGGTCATTTTAAAAAATCAATAACCCTTCGCACAAATGCCAAAACGGAAATGATGCGTATCTATATTGAAGGAAATATGACCGCCAAAGATGCTAAATGATAAAAAATAGACAACAACAATGAGGAGAATCTTTCGATTCTCCTTTTTTTTTGCTTTCTTTGATGCTGTTTTATAAAAAGCCGATTAACACATTAAAATTTTATATAAAACTATGAAACAAGAAGAAGACAAATTCACTGGTTTGCCTGAGAATGCATTCAGAGAATTGAAACCGGGTGAAGTGTACCATCCCCTAATGAGTCCAAACCAAAATTACCCCGAAGTAAATTTTTGGTCTGTCAGTTGGGGTATCGCTATGGCAATTCTCTTTTCGGCAGCAGCCGCTTATCTCGGACTGAAAGTCGGTCAGGTTTTTGAAGCCGCCATCCCTATTGCCATTATTGCCGTAGGTGTTTCCGGTGCCGCCAAACGTAAGAACGCTTTAGGTGAAAACGTAATTATCCAATCCATCGGTGCCTGTTCTGGCGTAATTGTTGCCGGTGCTATTTTTACACTTCCCGCCCTATATATCCTTCAAGCGAAATATCCAGATATGAGTGTAACCTTCATGCAGGTGTTTATCAGTTCTCTTTTAGGGGGAGTATTGGGTATTCTTTTTCTCATCCCCTTCCGGAAGTATTTCGTAAGTGATATGCATGGAAAATATCCATTCCCGGAAGCGACGGCTACCACACAAGTCCTTGTATCCGGTGAAAAGAGTGGCAGCCAGGCAAAGCCATTACTTTTGGCAGGCATTATCGGTGGTTTGTACGATTTCATCGTCGCCACTTTCGGATGGTGGAATGAAACGTTCACCACTCGTGTAAGCAATATGGGAGAGATATTGGCTGAAAAAGCAAAATTGGTATTCAAAATAAATACAGGAGCTGCCATATTAGGTCTAGGATATATCGTAGGCTTAAAATATGCTTCGATTATTTGTGCCGGCTCACTGGCTGTCTGGTGGATTATCGTCCCATGTATGTCTATGATATGGGGAGATAATGTATTGAATGCATGGAATCCGGAAATTACAAGTACCGTAGGTGCGATGAGCCCGGAAGAAATATTCAAATATTATGCCAAGAGCATCGGTATCGGTGGTATCGCTATGGCAGGTGTCATCGGTATTATCAAATCATGGGGCATTATAAAAAGTGCTGTCGGACTGGCAGCGAAAGAGATGGGTGGCAAAAGCAATACGGAAAAGAATGTTCTCCGCACCCAACGTGATCTTTCAATGAAAATCATAGCTATCGGTTCCATTATTACTCTGATTCTGATTACCTTGTTTTTCTATTTCGATGTAATGCAAGGCAATCTTGTTCATACATTGGTAGCCATTTTATTAGTTGCCGGCATTTCATTCCTTTTCACGACAGTCGCTGCGAATGCCATCGCCATTGTAGGAACAAA encodes:
- a CDS encoding DUF1573 domain-containing protein produces the protein MKKILFFVVMLVMGISYASAQTAEIKFDKTTHDFGTFSEKDPVVSCVFTFTNIGDAPLVIHQAVASCGCTVPDYTKEPIQPGKTGTIKVTYNGTGKYPGHFKKSITLRTNAKTEMMRIYIEGNMTAKDAK
- a CDS encoding OPT family oligopeptide transporter, giving the protein MKQEEDKFTGLPENAFRELKPGEVYHPLMSPNQNYPEVNFWSVSWGIAMAILFSAAAAYLGLKVGQVFEAAIPIAIIAVGVSGAAKRKNALGENVIIQSIGACSGVIVAGAIFTLPALYILQAKYPDMSVTFMQVFISSLLGGVLGILFLIPFRKYFVSDMHGKYPFPEATATTQVLVSGEKSGSQAKPLLLAGIIGGLYDFIVATFGWWNETFTTRVSNMGEILAEKAKLVFKINTGAAILGLGYIVGLKYASIICAGSLAVWWIIVPCMSMIWGDNVLNAWNPEITSTVGAMSPEEIFKYYAKSIGIGGIAMAGVIGIIKSWGIIKSAVGLAAKEMGGKSNTEKNVLRTQRDLSMKIIAIGSIITLILITLFFYFDVMQGNLVHTLVAILLVAGISFLFTTVAANAIAIVGTNPVSGMTLMTLILASVVMVAVGLKGPSGMVASLVMGGVVCTALSMAGGFITDLKIGYWLGSTPAKQETWKFLGTIVSAATVGGVMIILNKTYGFTSGALSAPQANAMAAVIEPLMSGVGAPWLLYGIGAVIAIILTLCKVPALAFALGMFIPLELNVPLVVGGAVNWYVTSRSKDTSLNNERGEKGTLLASGFIAGGALMGVVSAAMRFGGINLVNEAWLNNTLSQVFALVAYALLILYFVKASMKVK